One window of Magallana gigas chromosome 2, xbMagGiga1.1, whole genome shotgun sequence genomic DNA carries:
- the LOC105339481 gene encoding high affinity copper uptake protein 1: MDGMMMMPPHYFRFNTTIKHLLLKPINVTNTEGIIAASFAFFFATFFLEGTKILMFYWTVRIQQNPLTYGQTSGTNQDLSPLFASLMIPSDLEHVKKRRLKYHFWGMMTHVFNAILGYIIMLAVMQYNWWIFIAILLGSGCGYFCFGALSYSIREKYANLNLFRDTDSSHINSTCEEEPPVLT, translated from the exons ATGGACGGAATGATGATGATGCCACCG CATTATTTTAGGTTTAATACCACCATCAAGCACCTACTTTTGAAGCCAATAAATGTTACAAACACTGAAG GAATCATAGCTGCATCATTTGCATTTTTCTTCGCAACATTTTTTCTGGAAGGAACAAAAATTCTAATGTTTTATTGGACTGTAAGAATACAACAAAACCCACTAACATACGGACAGACAAGTGGCACAAACCAGGATTTATCTCCCTTGTTCGCATCTCTCATGATACCATCAGATTtagaacatgtaaaaaaaagaag ACTAAAATACCATTTCTGGGGAATGATGACTCATGTGTTCAATGCCATTCTGGGCTACATTATTATGTTGGCAGTGATGCAATACAACTGGTGGATTTTTATTGccattttattag gAAGCGGATGCGGTTACTTTTGTTTCGGAGCATTATCATATTCTATCAGGGAGAAGTATGCCAACTTAAATCTTTTCAGAGACACTGATTCTAGTCACATCAACTCAACCTGTGAAGAGGAGCCCCCAGTGTTAACTTGA